A genomic window from Gemmatimonadaceae bacterium includes:
- a CDS encoding DinB family protein encodes MQRFVLVAVLTLSAPALHAQSARDTTTMLLRGGFQEVSGWISQAATLVSAEQYTYRPTAGVRTVGELLAHIADGYIWYCSNAAGRQTEWSDATEKGPLDKATLQRRLQSATDACIAAYARGSQMPLLQNIGHASLHYGNLVTYLRMMGLTPPSS; translated from the coding sequence ATGCAACGGTTCGTGCTCGTCGCAGTCCTTACGCTCTCGGCACCTGCACTTCACGCCCAGTCTGCACGCGATACCACGACGATGCTGCTGCGCGGGGGATTCCAGGAGGTGAGTGGATGGATCTCGCAAGCCGCGACGCTCGTTTCCGCCGAGCAGTACACGTACCGACCGACGGCGGGAGTGCGAACCGTGGGCGAGTTGCTGGCCCACATCGCCGACGGATACATCTGGTACTGTTCGAACGCCGCAGGGAGGCAGACAGAGTGGTCGGATGCGACGGAGAAGGGACCGCTCGACAAGGCCACGCTGCAGAGGCGACTTCAATCGGCCACCGACGCTTGCATCGCCGCGTACGCAAGAGGGAGCCAGATGCCGTTGTTGCAGAACATCGGCCACGCGAGCCTGCACTACGGGAATCTCGTGACCTACCTGCGGATGATGGGACTCACGCCACCGTCGAGTTGA
- a CDS encoding histidine kinase: MSAPRLKPWMLVSAIWLWPAIFGVVNRLVQGRLQDWGPASASELLFQFWDWVAYALVTPAIFWASTRWPVVGERLRRHFAIHLGLALLFCVVWAVVGKLLQLVLGAIFEPDALLKAISDAGPDLGFVVARNVVSWIATTVPFGVVVYTTVAALAHAISYFAEARDRELQLARLSEQLATARLSALQAQVNPHFLFNTLNTLVVLVRDGDRAGAVRIIELMSEVFRRILRRDPNDESALDDELELVRQYLAIEAARFPDRLRVTFDIARGLETAAVPSFALQHLVENAIRHGIARREDAGQLWVTVARIADLLVLTVVDDGIGITGGEPPAGHGIANTRERLRALYGPQASLTVEPRAEGGTVASLRIPHRERVQGGTDAGR, translated from the coding sequence ATGTCGGCTCCGCGACTCAAGCCTTGGATGCTGGTCTCGGCCATCTGGCTTTGGCCGGCGATCTTCGGCGTCGTGAACCGTCTCGTCCAGGGCCGGCTTCAGGACTGGGGTCCGGCATCGGCGTCTGAGTTACTCTTTCAGTTCTGGGACTGGGTCGCATACGCACTCGTGACGCCCGCGATCTTCTGGGCCAGCACCCGATGGCCCGTGGTCGGCGAGCGACTGCGTCGTCACTTCGCGATCCATCTCGGACTCGCTCTGCTCTTCTGCGTCGTGTGGGCAGTGGTTGGAAAGCTGCTGCAGCTTGTCCTCGGCGCCATCTTTGAGCCCGACGCCCTGCTCAAGGCGATCTCTGATGCGGGTCCGGACCTGGGATTCGTCGTCGCGCGAAACGTTGTCAGTTGGATTGCGACGACGGTCCCGTTCGGTGTCGTGGTCTATACCACCGTGGCAGCGCTCGCGCACGCCATCAGCTATTTCGCCGAGGCACGGGACCGCGAGCTACAACTGGCCCGGCTCTCGGAGCAGCTGGCCACGGCACGCCTCAGCGCGCTGCAGGCGCAGGTCAATCCACACTTCCTCTTCAATACGCTCAACACGCTGGTTGTCCTCGTGCGGGACGGAGACCGCGCCGGCGCGGTGCGGATCATCGAGTTGATGAGCGAGGTGTTCCGTCGCATCCTCCGGCGCGACCCCAACGACGAGAGTGCGCTGGACGACGAACTCGAGCTCGTGCGCCAGTACCTTGCCATCGAGGCGGCGCGCTTTCCCGACCGACTTCGCGTAACGTTCGACATCGCACGCGGGCTGGAGACGGCTGCCGTGCCCTCGTTCGCGCTGCAGCACCTTGTGGAGAACGCCATCCGCCACGGCATCGCGCGGCGTGAGGACGCAGGACAGCTGTGGGTCACGGTTGCGCGCATTGCCGACCTGCTGGTGCTGACCGTCGTCGACGATGGAATCGGCATCACGGGCGGCGAGCCGCCGGCAGGGCACGGCATCGCGAATACGCGCGAACGTCTGCGGGCACTCTATGGACCGCAGGCATCGCTCACGGTCGAGCCGCGCGCCGAGGGCGGCACGGTCGCGTCGCTGCGGATCCCCCATCGCGAGCGCGTGCAAGGGGGGACTGATGCCGGTCGCTGA
- a CDS encoding VOC family protein, which translates to MRTERPEPILRSLDLAATRSFYESLGFTPWFRGTGYEIVSRGNLVVHFEEHRALNPDENRDACYWRVTDADALHSEFTRLNLPSTGIPRITPPEDEIWGMREFTLKDPSGNLVRIGHDLDASSAYVPSAPHT; encoded by the coding sequence ATGCGAACCGAACGTCCAGAGCCCATCCTCCGGTCTCTCGACTTGGCAGCGACCCGTTCATTCTACGAATCCCTTGGCTTCACCCCGTGGTTCCGAGGGACCGGATACGAGATCGTTTCTCGCGGTAACCTCGTCGTGCACTTTGAAGAGCACCGTGCGCTTAACCCCGACGAGAATCGCGACGCCTGTTACTGGCGCGTCACCGATGCGGACGCGCTTCACAGCGAGTTCACTCGGCTGAACCTTCCATCCACAGGCATACCGCGCATCACGCCGCCCGAGGATGAGATATGGGGTATGCGCGAGTTTACGCTCAAGGATCCCTCTGGCAATCTCGTGCGGATCGGCCATGATCTCGATGCGAGCTCGGCGTACGTACCGAGTGCGCCGCACACGTAG
- a CDS encoding N-acyl homoserine lactonase family protein: MLWETGVPDSVATYPAGITAPSGVIVWYLDRTLRDQLASLGIRPEDITYVAFSHSHGDHIGNARAFTQSTLLIQGSEFDFALTAMPASIDVAQRTARLAGDHDVFGDGSLTIISTPGHTPGHQSLLVTLRETGPLLLSGDLVHFQYMWDHGVVPSFNIDLAQSLASMERVREMLTAQGAQLWIGHDKDFAATIERAPYSYR; this comes from the coding sequence TTGCTGTGGGAGACGGGCGTGCCGGATTCGGTCGCAACGTACCCGGCGGGCATCACGGCACCGAGTGGGGTGATTGTCTGGTACCTTGATCGAACGCTCAGGGATCAGCTCGCGAGTCTTGGAATCCGCCCCGAAGACATCACGTATGTGGCGTTCTCGCATTCGCACGGGGACCATATTGGAAATGCGCGTGCCTTCACGCAGTCCACACTCTTGATACAAGGATCTGAGTTCGACTTCGCCTTGACGGCGATGCCTGCCTCGATTGATGTCGCTCAGCGCACTGCGCGGCTGGCCGGTGACCACGATGTATTCGGTGACGGGAGTCTCACAATCATCTCAACGCCAGGCCATACACCCGGACACCAGTCTCTGCTCGTCACACTTCGCGAGACCGGCCCTCTCCTCTTGTCCGGGGATCTCGTGCACTTCCAGTATATGTGGGATCACGGGGTCGTGCCGTCGTTCAATATCGACCTCGCGCAGTCCCTCGCGTCGATGGAACGCGTTCGTGAGATGCTCACGGCGCAGGGGGCACAGCTGTGGATCGGCCACGACAAGGACTTTGCCGCCACCATCGAACGCGCGCCATATTCGTATCGGTGA
- a CDS encoding DUF1624 domain-containing protein — MTRVQSVDLLRGVVCVLMAIDHVRVYSGIPAGGPETGVFLTRWVTHFVAPMFCFFAGTSAWFHGRQLADVGALRRFLVSRGLLLVVLELTVIRFLWAFEVGTGFVLAGVIWMLGWCMVLLAPFVGMRARRVGIIGIAIVALQQLLALVPQIVPAAARHGFGYVWNFIYPAGTEPWSGIQILYVLVPWVGVMLAGYALGALWERETADRERILRRLGVAMTISFLVLGGALAATGAEEGGTLPFWMRLLNQQKYPASQLFLLMTLGPAIALLPWAERAQGWVARALTTIGRVPMFYYLSHILVIHLLAIATMWMRFGEFRHEWYATAPYTWLPDHRWDLVTLYAVWAVAIAVLYPLCAAYARRKATRPAPWMRYL; from the coding sequence TTGACGCGTGTCCAATCGGTTGACCTGCTGCGCGGGGTGGTCTGCGTCCTTATGGCGATCGACCACGTGCGCGTCTACTCCGGCATCCCCGCCGGCGGGCCGGAGACGGGCGTGTTCCTCACGCGCTGGGTCACGCACTTCGTCGCGCCCATGTTCTGCTTCTTCGCGGGCACCTCGGCCTGGTTTCACGGGCGACAGCTCGCGGATGTCGGCGCGCTGCGTCGGTTCCTCGTGAGTCGAGGGCTGCTGCTGGTCGTGCTTGAGCTCACCGTCATCCGCTTCCTCTGGGCGTTCGAGGTCGGAACGGGGTTCGTGCTCGCCGGCGTGATCTGGATGCTGGGATGGTGTATGGTGCTCCTCGCCCCGTTCGTTGGGATGCGCGCTCGGCGTGTCGGAATCATCGGCATCGCGATTGTGGCGCTGCAGCAACTCCTCGCGCTGGTGCCGCAGATCGTACCCGCAGCGGCGCGTCACGGGTTCGGATACGTGTGGAATTTCATCTACCCTGCCGGCACCGAACCTTGGAGCGGCATCCAGATCCTCTACGTCCTCGTACCGTGGGTCGGCGTGATGCTCGCCGGATACGCGCTCGGCGCACTCTGGGAGCGCGAGACGGCGGATCGAGAGCGGATCCTGCGGCGGCTCGGCGTGGCGATGACGATATCATTTCTCGTGCTCGGCGGAGCGCTTGCTGCGACGGGCGCAGAGGAGGGAGGCACGCTGCCGTTCTGGATGCGCCTGCTGAATCAGCAGAAGTACCCGGCGTCGCAGCTTTTCCTGTTGATGACCCTCGGCCCCGCGATTGCATTGCTGCCGTGGGCTGAACGCGCTCAGGGCTGGGTGGCGCGCGCGCTGACGACCATCGGCCGCGTGCCGATGTTCTACTATCTCTCCCACATACTCGTCATCCACCTCCTCGCGATCGCGACGATGTGGATGCGGTTCGGCGAATTTCGTCACGAATGGTATGCGACTGCACCATACACGTGGCTCCCGGACCACCGGTGGGACCTCGTGACGCTCTACGCTGTCTGGGCCGTGGCCATTGCCGTGTTGTACCCGCTCTGCGCCGCGTACGCGCGCCGCAAGGCGACTCGGCCCGCGCCGTGGATGCGGTACCTCTGA
- a CDS encoding DinB family protein: MSNHIQEVCHELTEVTHAARVAFGPLSAEQLNWKPSAESWSIAQCLDHLITINRFYFPLLESMSTDTPGPTFWERHSPLSGFLGKFLIKTLGPEYPKRTKTSPKAEPSASAIDARILDTFARHQGELIEHLRRIPSSIDLKGTIVTSPLLGWVTYRLEDCLTMLAVHEKRHLLQARRVMEAAGFPKAV, translated from the coding sequence ATGAGCAATCACATCCAGGAAGTTTGTCACGAGTTGACGGAGGTTACGCACGCCGCCCGCGTGGCTTTCGGCCCCCTGTCGGCTGAGCAACTCAACTGGAAACCTTCGGCGGAAAGCTGGAGCATCGCCCAGTGTCTCGATCATCTCATCACGATCAACCGATTCTACTTTCCATTGCTCGAGTCAATGAGTACTGACACCCCGGGACCCACCTTCTGGGAACGACACTCACCTCTCAGCGGATTTCTCGGGAAGTTCTTGATCAAGACGTTGGGTCCGGAGTATCCGAAGAGGACGAAAACGAGCCCGAAGGCCGAACCTTCAGCGAGCGCGATTGACGCGAGAATCCTTGATACATTTGCTCGCCACCAGGGTGAACTGATCGAGCATCTGCGAAGGATCCCCTCCAGCATCGATCTGAAGGGAACAATCGTCACATCGCCCTTGCTGGGATGGGTAACGTACCGCTTGGAAGATTGCCTTACGATGCTGGCGGTTCACGAGAAACGGCATTTGCTGCAAGCAAGGCGTGTGATGGAAGCGGCGGGGTTCCCAAAGGCAGTATGA
- a CDS encoding response regulator transcription factor, translating to MPVAEWGVLIADDEPAARRGVRQLLDKHPRFTVVAECRNGSEVLRSLDEARPHVVFLDIQMPGVDGFEVVRRRTPERMPAVVFLTAYDEFALKAFEAQALDYLVKPVNEARFAATMHRLARMLRGHAAHGGDSGIAVSTARGTAVVRLSEIEVIESADNYARLWVGTRSYLVRESLDSLERRVGPRGFVRAHRQALVRTSAIREFVRTGPGEGVLILATGSRVPVSRRRLAAVRGVLRKQGSV from the coding sequence ATGCCGGTCGCTGAGTGGGGCGTGCTCATTGCCGACGACGAGCCGGCGGCGCGGCGCGGCGTGCGGCAGTTGCTGGACAAGCACCCGCGCTTCACGGTGGTGGCCGAGTGCCGCAACGGCTCGGAGGTATTGCGAAGCCTGGATGAAGCGCGACCTCACGTGGTGTTTCTTGATATCCAGATGCCGGGGGTGGACGGCTTTGAGGTCGTGCGGCGGCGCACGCCGGAGCGGATGCCCGCGGTGGTGTTCCTCACCGCGTATGACGAGTTCGCGCTCAAGGCGTTCGAAGCACAGGCGCTCGACTATCTCGTGAAGCCGGTGAATGAAGCGCGGTTCGCGGCGACGATGCATCGTCTCGCGCGTATGCTGCGAGGCCACGCCGCGCACGGCGGCGACAGCGGCATCGCCGTATCCACGGCGCGAGGCACGGCGGTCGTGCGACTATCCGAGATTGAAGTGATCGAGAGTGCCGACAACTATGCCCGGCTCTGGGTGGGTACGAGGAGTTACCTCGTCAGGGAGTCACTCGACTCGCTCGAGCGGCGCGTAGGCCCGCGCGGGTTCGTTCGCGCGCACCGGCAGGCGCTCGTCCGCACGAGCGCGATTCGCGAGTTCGTGCGGACGGGGCCAGGCGAGGGCGTGCTCATCCTCGCGACGGGGTCGCGCGTACCCGTGTCGCGCCGACGATTGGCGGCGGTGCGAGGGGTGCTGCGGAAGCAGGGCAGCGTGTAG
- a CDS encoding DUF2306 domain-containing protein: MTIVGTIHFVAAVAAIVLGAIVLRQGPKGGPRHRRIGWTYLLAMLTVNATAFTLYGLFGGFGPFHVAAVVSLAGIVAGMLAARRARRARLANQRFLRAHRVEVHFWWMTFSYVGLVAALASEAITRLPATRAIGGGAGAIFAAAVGGVTALVFAVGSYLIVTRRARTLEPFRAHGAP, translated from the coding sequence ATGACAATCGTCGGAACGATACACTTCGTGGCGGCGGTGGCCGCCATCGTCCTCGGCGCCATCGTCCTCAGGCAGGGGCCGAAAGGCGGTCCGCGACACCGCCGGATCGGCTGGACGTACCTGCTCGCGATGCTGACGGTCAATGCGACGGCCTTCACGCTCTACGGACTGTTCGGCGGCTTCGGTCCCTTCCACGTCGCGGCAGTCGTTAGCCTGGCCGGCATCGTCGCCGGGATGCTCGCCGCCCGGAGGGCGAGAAGGGCGCGCTTGGCGAATCAGAGGTTCCTACGGGCGCACCGCGTGGAGGTCCATTTCTGGTGGATGACCTTCTCCTACGTGGGGCTGGTCGCGGCGCTCGCCTCCGAGGCGATCACTCGGCTGCCGGCCACGCGGGCGATCGGTGGCGGCGCCGGCGCGATATTCGCGGCGGCGGTCGGTGGCGTGACCGCGCTGGTCTTCGCCGTCGGGAGTTACCTGATTGTCACGCGTCGTGCGCGTACGCTTGAGCCGTTTCGTGCGCACGGGGCGCCTTGA